A genomic stretch from Mastacembelus armatus chromosome 12, fMasArm1.2, whole genome shotgun sequence includes:
- the nxnl2 gene encoding nucleoredoxin-like protein 2 has product MVEVFSGRTLLNKDGDFVDPEEALRNKVVGIYFSAGWCPPCRDFTPILCDFYTDLVEETEPPAQFEIVFVSSDKSPDDMVEYYHDMHGDWLALPWTDDYKHELKQRYKITAVPKLVIVKENGDVITDKGRKQIRDQGLVCFRSWLDAAEIFQNFNG; this is encoded by the exons ATGGTAGAGGTTTTTTCCGGGCGGACACTTCTGAACAAAGACGGGGATTTCGTGGACCCCGAGGAGGCGCTGAGGAATAAAGTGGTGGGGATTTACTTTTCTGCAGGATGGTGCCCGCCGTGTCGGGACTTCACACCCATCCTGTGTGATTTCTACACAGACCTGGTCGAGGAGACTGAGCCTCCTGCTCAGTTTGAAATAGTCTTTGTGTCCTCTGACAAGTCGCCCGATGATATGGTTGAATATTATCACGACATGCACGGAGACTGGCTGGCCCTGCCCTGGACGGATGACTACAAACA TGAGTTAAAGCAGCGCTACAAGATCACAGCAGTGCCCAAACTGGTGATCGTTAAGGAGAATGGTGACGTGATCACGGACAAGGGCAGGAAACAGATTCGAGACCAGGGCCTGGTGTGCTTCAGGTCCTGGTTGGATGCTGCAGAGATCTTTCAGAACTTTAATGGTTAG